Proteins encoded together in one Streptomyces sp. B1I3 window:
- a CDS encoding alpha/beta fold hydrolase — MRSRVRVADGRHLMVERQGDPRGRPVFLLHGTPGSRLGPAPRGMVLYQRKTQLIAYDRPGYGGSDRLAGRRVVDVAEDVRAIADSLGLDRFAVVGRSGGAPHALACAALMPERVTRTAALVGLAPWGAAGLDWFDGMAASNVLAYSTAAADPDGLAESFISRSAEIRQDPVRLLDDLRRELTDSDRVVVNDAGIRTMLLANYREGLRHSAYGWIDDAIAFARPWGFDPADITGPVMLWHGEKDVFSPVGHSRWLAGQIPGATTVLEPAAAHFDALSVLPEVLNWLLDDREKTTC; from the coding sequence GTGCGCAGTCGGGTGCGCGTGGCGGACGGGCGGCATCTGATGGTCGAGCGGCAGGGGGATCCGCGCGGCAGACCGGTCTTCCTCCTGCACGGGACCCCTGGCAGCCGGCTCGGCCCGGCCCCGCGCGGCATGGTGCTCTACCAGCGCAAGACGCAGCTCATCGCCTACGACCGCCCGGGGTACGGCGGATCGGACCGGCTGGCCGGCCGCCGGGTGGTCGATGTCGCCGAGGACGTACGGGCGATCGCCGACTCGCTGGGCCTGGACAGGTTCGCCGTGGTGGGCCGCTCCGGCGGCGCCCCGCACGCCCTGGCCTGCGCCGCCCTGATGCCCGAACGGGTCACCCGCACCGCGGCTCTGGTCGGCCTGGCCCCCTGGGGCGCGGCCGGGCTCGACTGGTTCGACGGGATGGCGGCGTCGAACGTGCTCGCCTACTCCACCGCGGCCGCGGATCCGGACGGTCTGGCGGAGTCCTTCATCAGCCGGTCGGCGGAGATCCGGCAGGATCCCGTCCGGCTCCTGGACGACCTGCGCCGGGAGCTGACCGACTCCGACCGGGTCGTGGTCAACGACGCGGGGATCCGCACGATGCTGCTCGCCAACTACCGTGAGGGACTGAGGCATTCGGCGTACGGCTGGATCGACGACGCGATCGCGTTCGCCCGGCCGTGGGGTTTCGACCCGGCGGACATCACCGGGCCCGTGATGCTGTGGCACGGTGAGAAGGACGTGTTCTCACCGGTCGGCCACTCCCGCTGGCTGGCCGGGCAGATCCCGGGAGCCACGACGGTGCTCGAACCGGCGGCGGCGCATTTCGACGCGCTGTCGGTGCTCCCGGAGGTGCTCAACTGGCTGCTGGACGACCGGGAGAAGACCACCTGCTGA
- a CDS encoding S1 family peptidase gives MKHRRISRKRAAMAGSAVVALVAAGVTFQTANASDDVPRFTVRTLTASAAGNLATTLDRTLGGDAAGAYYDADAKSLVVNVLDEAAAEQVRQAGGKARIVQHTLAELTSARQTLTDKATIPGTSWAVDPVSNKVVVTADRTVDGASWDKLGKVVAGLGSKAELNRSAGEFKPLIAGGDAIWGNGGRCSLGFNVVKDGAPYFLTAGHCTESITSWSDAQGGAEIGANEGSSFPDNDYGLVKYTSDVAHPSEVDLYNGSTQPITKAGEATVGMSVTRSGSTTQVHDGEVTALDATVNYGNGDIVNGLIQTTVCAEPGDSGGSLFSGDTAIGLTSGGSGDCSAGGETFFQPVPEALAAFGAEIG, from the coding sequence TTGAAGCACCGACGCATATCCAGGAAGCGCGCGGCCATGGCCGGATCGGCCGTCGTCGCCCTGGTCGCAGCAGGAGTGACCTTCCAGACTGCGAACGCCAGTGACGACGTACCCCGGTTCACCGTGCGGACCCTGACGGCGAGCGCGGCCGGAAATCTCGCCACCACCCTGGACCGGACCCTGGGCGGTGACGCGGCCGGCGCCTATTACGACGCCGACGCGAAGAGCCTCGTCGTGAACGTGCTCGACGAGGCGGCGGCCGAGCAGGTCCGCCAGGCAGGCGGCAAAGCCAGAATCGTGCAGCACACGCTCGCCGAGCTGACGTCCGCCCGGCAGACCCTCACCGACAAGGCGACCATCCCGGGCACCTCCTGGGCCGTCGACCCGGTCAGCAACAAGGTGGTCGTCACAGCGGACCGTACGGTCGACGGCGCGTCCTGGGACAAGCTCGGCAAGGTGGTCGCAGGGCTCGGCTCCAAGGCTGAACTGAACCGGTCGGCAGGGGAGTTCAAGCCGCTCATCGCGGGAGGCGACGCGATCTGGGGCAATGGTGGCCGCTGCTCGCTCGGCTTCAACGTGGTCAAGGACGGCGCACCGTACTTCCTGACCGCCGGCCACTGCACCGAGTCGATCACCAGCTGGTCCGACGCCCAGGGCGGCGCGGAGATCGGGGCCAACGAGGGATCCAGCTTCCCGGACAACGACTACGGCCTGGTCAAGTACACCTCCGACGTGGCGCACCCCAGCGAGGTCGACCTCTACAACGGCTCCACGCAGCCGATCACCAAGGCGGGTGAGGCGACCGTCGGCATGTCGGTGACCCGCAGCGGCTCCACGACCCAGGTCCACGACGGCGAGGTCACCGCCCTGGACGCCACGGTCAACTACGGCAACGGCGACATCGTCAACGGCCTCATCCAGACGACGGTCTGCGCCGAGCCGGGTGACAGCGGCGGCTCCCTCTTCTCCGGGGACACCGCGATCGGCCTGACCTCGGGCGGCAGCGGCGACTGCTCCGCCGGCGGCGAGACGTTCTTCCAGCCGGTGCCCGAGGCGCTGGCGGCATTCGGCGCCGAGATCGGCTAG
- a CDS encoding serine hydrolase — protein sequence MCNTRPSPRPHRRRARLAAVASAALLSLVVGAFPVGAAAPLPAGATVSAASATTDLDRRALRASLDAFHQAGMYGAYSSVRDGSEQWRGAAGVADMSTGRPMRPDYEHRIGSITKTFTSVAVLQQVADGRIDLDAPIGDYLPELVPGERGREVTVRMLLNHTSGIADYILPAFPELVTDPGQALDAGRFRRRAPEELVRLGLAAEPPAPRGTHSYANTNYVLAGLLLEKVTGQDPESYITRNVIRKAGLRHTYFPRSARISGPHAKMYESFYGTIDPARDYSVYDMSWAGTAGAMVSTMHDLNDFYRRLLSGKLLGAAELREMKTTVPAYEPAPGQEVAMRYGLGLYTLKMPSGGWYWGHDGGVFGAGTWALSTEDGRRQAAIGYNLMKYERFGDDGKPLPDPIGDALFGYMDGALSGVPAGRAPGASPVPQRLLTPEQLR from the coding sequence ATGTGCAACACCCGACCGAGCCCTCGACCCCACCGCCGGAGAGCGCGTCTGGCCGCCGTGGCGTCGGCGGCCCTGTTGTCGCTCGTGGTCGGTGCGTTTCCGGTTGGGGCCGCCGCCCCGCTGCCGGCCGGGGCCACCGTGTCCGCCGCCTCGGCCACGACCGACCTCGACCGGAGGGCGCTGCGGGCCTCCCTCGATGCGTTCCACCAGGCGGGGATGTACGGGGCGTATTCATCGGTCAGGGACGGCTCCGAGCAGTGGCGCGGAGCGGCAGGCGTTGCCGACATGAGCACCGGACGGCCGATGCGCCCGGACTACGAACACCGGATAGGGAGTATCACCAAGACCTTCACGTCGGTGGCCGTCCTGCAGCAGGTGGCCGACGGCCGCATCGACCTGGACGCCCCGATCGGCGACTACCTCCCGGAGCTGGTACCGGGCGAGCGGGGCCGGGAGGTGACGGTGCGGATGCTGCTCAACCACACGAGCGGCATCGCGGACTACATACTGCCGGCCTTCCCCGAGCTGGTGACGGACCCGGGACAGGCCCTGGACGCGGGCCGGTTCCGCAGGCGGGCCCCCGAGGAGCTGGTCCGCCTCGGCCTGGCCGCCGAGCCGCCGGCGCCGCGTGGCACGCACTCGTACGCGAACACCAACTACGTCCTCGCCGGGCTGCTGCTGGAGAAGGTCACGGGCCAGGATCCGGAGTCGTACATCACCCGGAACGTCATCCGCAAGGCCGGACTGCGGCACACGTACTTCCCGCGCTCCGCCCGCATATCGGGACCGCACGCCAAGATGTACGAGTCCTTCTACGGAACCATCGACCCGGCACGCGACTACAGCGTCTACGACATGTCCTGGGCCGGGACGGCCGGTGCGATGGTCTCCACGATGCACGACCTCAACGACTTCTACCGCCGGCTCCTGAGCGGGAAGCTGCTCGGCGCGGCGGAGCTGCGGGAGATGAAGACGACGGTTCCCGCCTACGAGCCGGCTCCTGGACAGGAGGTGGCGATGCGGTACGGCCTCGGCCTGTACACGCTCAAGATGCCCAGCGGCGGCTGGTACTGGGGCCACGACGGTGGGGTGTTCGGGGCGGGGACCTGGGCGCTGTCCACGGAGGACGGGCGTCGCCAGGCCGCGATCGGCTACAACCTGATGAAGTACGAGCGGTTCGGCGATGACGGCAAGCCGTTGCCGGACCCGATCGGCGACGCACTGTTCGGATACATGGACGGAGCGCTGAGCGGCGTCCCCGCCGGGCGGGCTCCCGGCGCATCGCCGGTGCCTCAGCGCCTGCTCACCCCCGAGCAGCTGCGGTGA
- a CDS encoding phospholipase, with protein sequence MRRRFTVPFAAVALSVPLALLPAVSASAAPSDKPQVLSSWTQTSVSSYNAWNAARNNQGAWAAYGFDWSTDYCSTSPDNPFGFPFQTACARHDFGYRNYKAAGTFSANKSRIDSAFYSDLKRVCAAYSGAKLTSCNSTAWTYYHAVDIFGVAPAKASSAGLARAA encoded by the coding sequence ATGCGTCGCCGATTCACCGTTCCGTTCGCCGCAGTCGCCCTGTCGGTCCCGCTCGCCCTTCTGCCGGCCGTCTCCGCTTCGGCTGCCCCGTCGGACAAGCCGCAGGTCCTCAGCTCCTGGACGCAGACGAGCGTCTCCAGCTACAACGCCTGGAACGCCGCCCGCAACAACCAGGGCGCCTGGGCCGCGTACGGCTTCGACTGGTCGACGGACTACTGCAGCACCTCCCCCGACAACCCGTTCGGCTTCCCCTTCCAGACGGCCTGCGCCCGCCACGACTTCGGTTACCGCAACTACAAGGCCGCCGGCACGTTCTCCGCGAACAAGTCCCGGATCGACTCCGCGTTCTACTCGGACCTGAAACGTGTGTGCGCCGCCTACTCCGGCGCCAAGCTGACGTCGTGCAACAGCACGGCCTGGACGTACTACCACGCCGTGGACATCTTCGGCGTCGCCCCGGCCAAGGCGAGCTCCGCCGGACTGGCCCGAGCAGCCTGA